The genomic stretch CGTGGAAAGCATGGAGGAGGCTGCCGTCGCTACCGGAGTAGACGTCGGCCGAGCCCACCATGACGCCGGCGAAGAAGTCGAAGGGCGAGCCGACGACGACGTCGTCGAAGCCGTCGCCGTTGACGTCGCCGGCGCGGTACAGCCCGATGGCATAGGCGGAGTAGCCGACGCCGCTCTCCCCGTCGAGTGTCGCGGCGGGGACCGCAGGCAGGCCATCGCCGGCGCCGAGGAAGAGGTAGACCCTCCCCACGTAGTTGTTGGCTCCGTTGGCCCCCACCATCCAGTCGCCGTAGCCGTCGCCGTTGACGTCGCCCACCCCGCCGATGCTGGCGCCAAAGAAGTCGTCGCCGCTCCCGGTCTTCGTCCAGTCTGGCGCCTCGGCCG from bacterium encodes the following:
- a CDS encoding FG-GAP repeat protein; translation: PDGPAETPDWTAVGEAASQAFGRGAPAGDVNGDGFADLLIGAPNYPGGKAYLWLGSATGPAEAPDWTKTGSGDDFFGASIGGVGDVNGDGYGDWMVGANGANNYVGRVYLFLGAGDGLPAVPAATLDGESGVGYSAYAIGLYRAGDVNGDGFDDVVVGSPFDFFAGVMVGSADVYSGSDGSLLHAFH